The genomic region TGGACTCAATGCTGCAGTTCGCGAGGGCCTGGCGGATACGGGGACGCCGGCCGTGGTGGTCGCCGCCGACATGCCCTGGATCACCGCCGAATCGGTGATACGGCTGACGCGGGAGCCGGGCGACGTCGTCGTGGCGGCGACCCGAGACGGCGGGACCGGAGCGCTGCTCCTGCGCAGATCGCTACCTCCGGCTTTCGGCCCCCGGTCCGCGCTTCGCCACGCACAGGTGGCACGACAAGCCGGACTGTGGGCTCGGGTGGTGAGCATCCCGGGACTTGACCGCGACCTCGACGACGAGCCTGCCCTGGCCGCCGCGCTGGCGACCGCACCGGGCATGGACGCGCAACTGCGCGATCAGTTGCGAGGGAGCCGGAGGTGACGAAGCCGGGGGCCGCGAAGCGGCCCCCGGCTTCGGAATGCGCTGGCTAACGTCCTTTGGACTTCGACGTCTTCTTGGCGCCGGCGGAGGCCTTGGCTCCGCCCTTGGCCCCGGACTTCTTGCCGCCGACTGCGGTCTTGAACGCCAGCCCGGCCTTGAAAGCCGGGACCGTCGTCGCCTTGATGTTGATGCTCTCGCCCGTCTGTGGGTTGCGTGCGGTGCGGGCCGAGCGGTCGCGGGCCTCAAAGGTGCCGAAGCCCGGAAGGCTTACCCGCTCTCCCCGGGAGACTGCCGTCTGAATGGCGTCCAGCAGTGCCTCCACCGCCTGGGTCGCCTCCCGCTTGCTGATGTCCGCGTCAACGGCGACGCGTGAAATGAGATCGCCTTTGTTCACTTACCCTCCTTCGGCGCTTTCAACAAGGGGCCACGATACCCGCACGCCGCCCAGCCGCGCGAGCAGCCGGCCAATGCGACAGACGGGCTTGCGATACGCTTGCACGCAAACTGGCCCCGTCGTCTAGCGGCCCAGGACACGGCCCTCTCAAGGCTGAAACGGGGGTTCGAATCCCCTCGGGGCCTCCAGCCAACGCGAAAAGGCCTCCCCTGCGGGGGA from Actinomycetota bacterium harbors:
- the cofC gene encoding 2-phospho-L-lactate guanylyltransferase, with product MLPADAVVPVKTGARAKLRLAHVLGAGARNLLVESLLRHVIGVLGEAGLRVTCVRSGDLGWTGGADVMRQHGPGLNAAVREGLADTGTPAVVVAADMPWITAESVIRLTREPGDVVVAATRDGGTGALLLRRSLPPAFGPRSALRHAQVARQAGLWARVVSIPGLDRDLDDEPALAAALATAPGMDAQLRDQLRGSRR
- a CDS encoding HU family DNA-binding protein, with the protein product MNKGDLISRVAVDADISKREATQAVEALLDAIQTAVSRGERVSLPGFGTFEARDRSARTARNPQTGESINIKATTVPAFKAGLAFKTAVGGKKSGAKGGAKASAGAKKTSKSKGR